The following coding sequences are from one Shewanella eurypsychrophilus window:
- a CDS encoding thiopurine S-methyltransferase: MEPAFWHDKWDAKQIGFHLGEVNALLIKYWPRLNLASNSQVFVPLCGKSVDICYLAEQGHDVVGCELSKTAVEDFFSENELQYSIEQQGEIQQFSTEQVTLLQGDLFSLPSEQFSHINAFYDRAALIAWPESMRLAYVEKITALIPAKSIGLLITLDYPQETLKGPPFAVSNDWVMANMSDAFEIELLSCDDVLADNQRFANKGVPWLTESVYKLTKKG; the protein is encoded by the coding sequence ATGGAACCCGCTTTTTGGCACGATAAATGGGATGCGAAACAGATTGGCTTTCACTTAGGTGAAGTGAACGCTTTACTCATTAAATACTGGCCCAGGCTAAATCTAGCCAGCAATAGTCAGGTATTTGTTCCCCTTTGTGGTAAGTCTGTAGATATTTGTTATCTTGCTGAGCAAGGCCACGATGTCGTGGGTTGCGAGTTAAGCAAAACGGCAGTAGAGGATTTTTTCTCAGAGAATGAGCTGCAATATTCAATAGAGCAGCAAGGAGAAATTCAGCAGTTTTCGACAGAGCAAGTCACACTGCTTCAAGGTGATCTATTTTCATTACCTTCCGAGCAATTTAGCCATATAAATGCTTTTTATGATCGCGCCGCATTGATCGCCTGGCCAGAATCTATGCGTCTGGCATATGTCGAGAAAATCACAGCACTTATTCCAGCTAAAAGCATCGGCTTACTGATCACCTTAGACTACCCACAAGAGACATTAAAAGGTCCACCGTTTGCGGTGTCGAATGATTGGGTGATGGCTAACATGTCCGATGCTTTTGAGATCGAGCTACTCAGCTGTGATGATGTGTTGGCTGATAATCAGCGCTTTGCTAACAAAGGCGTGCCTTGGTTGACCGAATCTGTTTATAAGCTGACAAAAAAAGGGTAG
- a CDS encoding porin, whose translation MKKTLISASVASVLTLASFGALAEGPNFYGRLDLSVTNSDTGATTQEGKDGTVLETNFSHVGVKGSESIANGFDVIYQMEFQVENTSSNKDVFKARNTFLGLKSAAGTVLVGRNDTVFKQAEGGVDLFGNSNADIDRLVAGQTRAADGIWYYSPKIADLVTLNATYLMTDNNQADVEDADSQYALSATIGDKKLKAQSYYVAGAYNKGISNIDAYRGVAQVKLGDFKVGGFYQNSESLSNNMEGDTYFVNVAYNLNGVNLKAEYGADTSGLSKYFKNAGGVQGDTTTDVNITVITVGADYKVAKSTMVYGHYAMYEGDYKLAGMKFDLEDDNVFTVGVRYNF comes from the coding sequence ATGAAAAAAACTCTAATTTCTGCATCAGTTGCATCAGTTTTAACTTTAGCTTCATTCGGCGCGCTAGCCGAAGGTCCAAACTTCTACGGTCGTCTAGATCTATCTGTGACTAACTCAGATACAGGCGCTACGACTCAAGAAGGTAAAGACGGTACAGTACTTGAAACTAACTTCTCACACGTGGGTGTGAAAGGTAGCGAGTCTATCGCTAATGGTTTCGACGTCATTTACCAGATGGAATTCCAGGTTGAGAACACCTCTTCAAATAAAGACGTATTTAAGGCTCGTAACACTTTCCTAGGTCTTAAGAGCGCTGCTGGTACTGTACTAGTCGGTCGTAACGACACAGTATTCAAGCAAGCTGAAGGTGGCGTTGACCTATTCGGTAACAGCAATGCTGATATCGATCGTCTAGTTGCTGGTCAGACTCGTGCTGCTGATGGTATCTGGTACTACTCGCCAAAGATTGCTGATCTAGTAACACTTAACGCGACTTACCTAATGACCGACAACAATCAAGCTGATGTTGAAGATGCTGATAGCCAGTACGCACTTAGTGCAACAATTGGTGATAAGAAGCTAAAAGCTCAGAGCTACTATGTAGCTGGTGCATACAACAAGGGTATCTCTAACATAGATGCATACCGTGGTGTTGCTCAAGTTAAATTGGGTGATTTCAAAGTAGGTGGTTTCTACCAGAACTCTGAAAGCCTAAGCAACAACATGGAAGGTGATACTTACTTCGTCAACGTTGCTTACAACCTAAACGGTGTAAACCTTAAAGCTGAGTACGGCGCTGATACTTCAGGCCTAAGCAAGTACTTTAAGAATGCTGGTGGTGTTCAAGGCGATACTACAACTGACGTAAACATCACAGTTATCACTGTTGGTGCTGACTACAAAGTAGCTAAGTCAACTATGGTATATGGCCACTACGCTATGTACGAAGGTGATTACAAGCTTGCTGGTATGAAGTTTGACCTAGAAGACGACAACGTATTCACTGTTGGTGTACGTTACAACTTCTAA